A portion of the Krasilnikovia cinnamomea genome contains these proteins:
- a CDS encoding RDD family protein, whose product MEHKMANPDPFAGPHGNESAPPASPPPPPVYGAPPSATGYTPPPFTSPMSGAPGMPMNAVGQPGSLIDRFVARFIDGVIVGVTGVILNIVLAFISDSWLLTGFISAVATAALYLGYFAYLESSRGQTIGKQVMKLKVFGPDHVSNPTLEQAARRNIFMAFGIAGVVPIIGSLLGGLATLAAVVLILVNINSDPQRQHWFDRFAGGTQVLKVG is encoded by the coding sequence ATGGAACACAAGATGGCCAATCCCGACCCCTTCGCGGGGCCACACGGCAACGAGTCGGCACCTCCCGCATCTCCGCCCCCGCCGCCTGTCTACGGTGCTCCGCCATCGGCGACCGGTTACACACCGCCACCCTTCACCTCGCCAATGAGCGGCGCTCCGGGAATGCCCATGAACGCAGTTGGCCAACCGGGCAGCTTGATCGACCGGTTCGTGGCGAGGTTCATCGACGGTGTCATCGTCGGTGTCACGGGCGTGATCCTCAACATCGTGCTCGCGTTCATCTCGGATTCCTGGCTCCTCACCGGGTTCATCTCTGCAGTTGCCACCGCAGCCCTGTATCTCGGCTACTTCGCCTACCTCGAGTCCAGCCGGGGCCAGACGATCGGTAAGCAGGTGATGAAGCTCAAGGTGTTCGGCCCAGATCACGTCAGCAACCCGACGCTGGAACAGGCCGCCCGCCGGAACATCTTCATGGCGTTCGGCATCGCCGGCGTCGTTCCGATCATCGGCAGCCTCCTGGGCGGGCTGGCCACGCTGGCAGCGGTGGTCTTGATTTTGGTCAACATCAACAGCGACCCGCAGCGTCAGCACTGGTTCGACCGGTTCGCCGGTGGCACCCAGGTCCTCAAGGTCGGCTGA
- a CDS encoding saccharopine dehydrogenase, producing the protein MLTFDPHGPVLLAGGYGVVGRELTALLRRHHGQWPLVLTGRHPERAGATEPGVTVLRWDLDSAVVPDVAVRAVVTVANDNTDTAMRACLAAAIPYVDVTRWTARLQRALAVVAAQPGGACVMLSSGWMGGLVPRLAGHLGGLVGGAVDVDVAVRYDTADRSGADSVDFMDRLGLDFEAGATGAERTVTPLTDVRRVAIGADLVKVARIDTPEQFTLPLTLGLRQAVTRLGFSDGSATAGLLALRRLGFFRIATGERLRGLRRALLHRPGSGGEARLRVDVAGREGAVAATVRDPAGQAHLTAVGALLSLRDALNPDASAGVAFPELAATPDLLADLRMLGVDVDAEFATHNTERAA; encoded by the coding sequence ATGCTGACATTCGATCCACACGGGCCGGTGCTGCTCGCCGGCGGATACGGCGTGGTGGGCCGCGAACTCACCGCGCTGCTGCGCCGCCACCACGGGCAGTGGCCTCTCGTCCTGACTGGGCGCCACCCCGAACGCGCCGGGGCCACCGAGCCCGGCGTCACCGTCCTGCGGTGGGATCTGGACTCGGCCGTGGTGCCCGACGTCGCTGTGCGGGCGGTCGTGACCGTGGCAAACGACAACACCGACACGGCGATGCGGGCCTGCCTGGCCGCCGCTATCCCGTATGTCGACGTGACGCGCTGGACGGCCCGGCTGCAGCGGGCGCTCGCGGTGGTCGCCGCCCAGCCGGGCGGCGCCTGCGTGATGCTCTCCTCCGGCTGGATGGGCGGGTTGGTTCCCCGCCTCGCCGGGCACCTCGGCGGACTCGTCGGCGGCGCCGTGGACGTGGACGTCGCGGTGCGCTACGACACCGCCGACCGCTCCGGTGCCGACTCGGTGGACTTCATGGACCGCCTCGGCCTCGATTTCGAGGCGGGCGCCACCGGTGCCGAGCGCACCGTGACGCCCCTGACCGATGTGCGTCGAGTGGCGATCGGCGCCGACCTGGTCAAGGTCGCCCGGATCGACACTCCGGAACAGTTCACCCTGCCGCTGACCCTCGGCCTCCGGCAGGCGGTCACCAGGCTCGGATTCAGCGACGGCTCGGCGACGGCCGGCCTGCTGGCGCTGCGCCGGCTCGGCTTCTTCCGGATCGCGACCGGCGAGCGCCTGCGCGGGCTGCGGCGGGCGCTGCTGCACCGCCCCGGCTCCGGCGGCGAGGCGCGACTGCGCGTCGACGTCGCCGGCCGTGAGGGCGCCGTCGCCGCTACGGTCCGGGATCCCGCGGGCCAGGCGCATCTCACCGCGGTCGGTGCGCTGCTGTCGCTGCGCGACGCCCTCAACCCAGATGCCAGCGCCGGTGTCGCCTTCCCCGAACTGGCCGCCACGCCGGACCTGCTCGCCGACCTGCGGATGCTGGGCGTCGACGTGGACGCGGAGTTCGCCACCCACAACACCGAGCGGGCGGCATGA
- a CDS encoding TetR/AcrR family transcriptional regulator, producing the protein MSQRRPGTPGTAKGLARRHALLDHAARILVEHGHAALTVRSVAAAAGISLGNLQYYFRTRADLVTALLDRHLSAASDRISAPLSAPADPHAAIDMLLAEQCDRDIAAVFYELWAMAAHDPAVAQAVRGFYDRYLTAVAELISTVAPNVPASTAHARARVFVGLLEGMSLLRSGLIADADGRSDALVRRLAGTLLTDNSRHDGET; encoded by the coding sequence ATGAGCCAGCGCCGCCCCGGCACGCCCGGCACCGCAAAGGGCCTGGCGCGGCGCCACGCGCTGCTCGACCACGCCGCCCGGATCCTGGTCGAGCACGGCCATGCCGCGCTCACCGTACGGTCGGTCGCCGCCGCTGCCGGCATCAGCCTGGGCAACCTGCAGTACTACTTCCGCACTCGCGCCGACCTGGTCACCGCCCTGCTCGACCGGCATCTCAGCGCCGCGTCCGACCGGATCAGCGCCCCGCTGTCCGCGCCGGCGGACCCGCACGCGGCCATCGACATGCTGCTCGCTGAGCAGTGCGACCGCGACATCGCCGCGGTGTTCTACGAACTCTGGGCGATGGCCGCACACGACCCAGCCGTGGCGCAGGCGGTGCGCGGCTTCTACGACCGTTATCTCACCGCGGTCGCCGAGCTGATCAGCACCGTCGCGCCGAACGTGCCCGCCAGCACTGCGCACGCACGGGCGCGAGTCTTCGTCGGCCTGCTCGAGGGAATGTCGCTGCTTCGCTCCGGACTGATCGCAGACGCCGACGGCCGCAGCGACGCACTGGTGCGCCGCCTGGCAGGCACCCTGTTGACCGACAACAGCCGCCACGACGGCGAAACCTGA
- a CDS encoding nucleotide sugar dehydrogenase has protein sequence MPVQRAVADASFAYDTAVVGLGYVGLPTALALHDSGLRVLGLDVSEARIADIRAGRADLLAADRQRLASALTTGPDDGSFVLTSEAGRLPEAETVLVCVPTPIDEHLAPDLTALRAACRTAVEHAVPGQTLVLTSTTYVGCTRDLLVGPLRERGFEVGVDIFVAFAPERIDPGNDRHVQQQVPRVVGGVTSECVKRTAALLEHCAGSVHAVSSVEAAEMTKLYENTFRAVNISMANEFADISRGLGLDITEVITAAATKPYGFMPFFPGPGVGGHCIPCDPHYLLWQLRGDRVSSPLIETAMTLVAGRPTKVVQRAVEVLAERETCIVGARVLIRGVAYKPGVADVRESPALEIIERLRRAGARVWFTDELVDTVRVAGVELTSVVEPGSTDWDLVIVHTVHPGADVSWLSAVPAVLDTTYRLGELTHRSVL, from the coding sequence ATGCCGGTCCAGCGCGCGGTGGCGGACGCCTCCTTCGCGTACGACACCGCCGTCGTCGGCCTGGGCTACGTCGGCCTGCCCACCGCGCTCGCCCTGCACGACAGCGGCCTGCGTGTGCTCGGCCTCGATGTCAGCGAGGCCCGCATCGCCGACATCCGTGCGGGCCGGGCGGACCTGCTGGCCGCCGACCGCCAGCGGCTGGCATCCGCGCTCACGACCGGCCCGGACGACGGATCCTTCGTGCTGACCAGCGAGGCGGGCCGGCTGCCGGAGGCGGAGACCGTACTCGTCTGTGTGCCGACGCCGATCGACGAGCACCTCGCGCCCGATCTCACGGCCCTGCGGGCGGCCTGCCGGACCGCGGTGGAACATGCCGTGCCCGGCCAGACCCTCGTGCTGACCTCCACAACGTACGTGGGTTGCACCCGCGACCTGCTCGTCGGGCCGCTGCGGGAGCGCGGCTTCGAGGTCGGTGTCGACATCTTCGTGGCGTTCGCGCCGGAACGCATCGACCCCGGCAACGACCGCCACGTGCAACAGCAGGTGCCGCGCGTCGTCGGTGGCGTCACGTCGGAATGCGTGAAGCGGACCGCCGCGCTGCTGGAGCACTGCGCGGGCTCCGTGCACGCGGTCAGCAGCGTCGAGGCCGCCGAGATGACCAAACTGTACGAGAACACGTTCCGCGCGGTGAACATCTCGATGGCCAACGAGTTCGCGGACATCAGCCGCGGCCTGGGCCTCGACATCACCGAGGTCATCACGGCGGCGGCCACCAAACCGTACGGATTCATGCCGTTCTTTCCGGGCCCCGGCGTCGGCGGGCACTGCATCCCGTGCGACCCGCACTATCTGCTGTGGCAGTTGCGCGGCGACCGGGTCAGCTCGCCGCTGATCGAGACCGCGATGACCCTCGTCGCTGGGCGGCCCACCAAGGTGGTGCAGCGCGCCGTCGAGGTGCTGGCGGAACGGGAGACGTGCATCGTGGGCGCGCGGGTGCTGATCCGTGGGGTGGCCTACAAGCCCGGGGTCGCCGACGTCCGCGAGTCGCCCGCTCTGGAAATCATCGAGCGGCTGCGCCGCGCCGGTGCCCGGGTCTGGTTCACCGACGAGCTGGTCGACACGGTACGGGTGGCAGGCGTCGAGTTGACCTCGGTCGTGGAGCCGGGTTCGACGGACTGGGACCTGGTCATCGTCCATACCGTGCATCCCGGGGCGGATGTCTCCTGGCTGAGTGCCGTTCCGGCGGTGCTGGACACGACGTATCGGCTGGGGGAGCTGACACACCGCAGCGTGCTCTGA
- a CDS encoding low molecular weight phosphatase family protein: protein MDDDRFEILFVCHANLCRSPLAERLARRALQDAFGPAARAVLVSSAGTHAFEAPAMHEGSAAVLAECGIDAGGFTSRRLRESMVANADLVLTAGREQRANCVSLAPSALRRTFTLRQFTRLVAAVRPTPDLVAGPVPRRLHVLIDRVHDTRHLVPAVTAAEDDLPDPVNRPIEAFRDCAAEIWQSFGAVVGAIAAPRRGSGEVIAGS, encoded by the coding sequence GTGGACGACGACCGGTTCGAAATTCTGTTCGTGTGCCATGCCAACCTGTGCCGGTCGCCGTTGGCGGAGCGCCTGGCCCGGCGGGCACTGCAGGACGCGTTCGGCCCAGCGGCCCGGGCGGTACTGGTGTCCAGCGCGGGCACCCACGCGTTCGAAGCTCCCGCGATGCACGAGGGCAGCGCCGCTGTGCTGGCAGAATGCGGTATTGACGCGGGCGGGTTCACCAGCCGGCGGCTGCGGGAGTCGATGGTGGCGAACGCTGATCTGGTGCTCACGGCGGGGCGGGAACAGCGGGCCAACTGCGTGTCGCTGGCGCCCAGCGCACTTCGCCGCACCTTCACGCTTCGCCAGTTCACCCGGCTGGTCGCTGCGGTCCGGCCCACGCCCGACCTTGTGGCTGGGCCGGTGCCACGGCGCCTGCACGTACTCATCGACCGAGTGCACGACACCCGGCACCTGGTGCCCGCAGTCACGGCCGCCGAGGACGACCTGCCGGACCCCGTGAACCGGCCGATCGAGGCGTTCCGCGACTGCGCGGCCGAAATTTGGCAGTCGTTCGGCGCGGTCGTCGGCGCCATCGCGGCACCGCGACGCGGATCCGGCGAAGTCATCGCCGGATCCTGA
- a CDS encoding polysaccharide biosynthesis tyrosine autokinase: protein MDLRDYLRAIRKRWWLVVGTTTVAVGVAITITLLTPPKYAASASFFVSTRGTAVSDAYQGGLFSQQRVKSYVDVLTSNRLAQSIVATGQTDLSAEAVQSEITAQVVPDTVLVRATVTDENRARALQLAQILSVQFPLLIEKLETPPGAKVATVGVKVIAEPKLADAPVSPQPVRNVGLGIVVGLLIGIGFAALRESLDSTIRSPEALNKATSAPVLSAIPFDGKAEKSPLITEGSAQSTRAEALRQLRTNLQFVNVDRPLRSLVVSSALPGEGKSSTVCNLGIAFAEAGKRVLLIDADLRRPRLAQYLDLEGAVGLTNVLAGQANVRDVVQSWGGSGLWVLPSGYVPPNPSELLGSGNMADLLTSLGSAFDVVIIDTPPLLPVTDAAVMATLADGCILVSRHAKTTTAQAGSAAGALTAVGARLLGCVLNMTPRKGGGTYAYYSYGPSEEDLAPAVPLHAPVIPAKRNLGKLPAPPKPLEAAPAMGRAPARPARHSRSGADAPTTEIRLPHTHQPSTGREGGLMSMSTLRIRR, encoded by the coding sequence ATGGACCTGCGCGATTATCTGCGCGCGATCCGCAAGCGTTGGTGGCTGGTGGTGGGGACAACCACCGTCGCCGTCGGTGTCGCCATCACGATCACCTTGCTAACCCCGCCCAAGTACGCGGCCTCCGCGAGCTTCTTCGTCAGCACGCGGGGAACCGCCGTGTCCGACGCATACCAGGGCGGTCTGTTCTCCCAGCAACGGGTGAAGTCGTACGTCGACGTACTCACTAGCAACCGGCTCGCTCAGTCGATCGTGGCCACCGGGCAGACTGACCTGTCGGCCGAAGCGGTGCAGTCGGAGATCACCGCACAGGTCGTTCCCGACACCGTCCTGGTACGGGCGACGGTCACGGACGAGAACCGGGCACGGGCGCTGCAGCTCGCCCAGATCCTCTCGGTTCAGTTCCCGCTGCTGATCGAGAAGCTGGAAACGCCGCCTGGCGCGAAGGTCGCCACCGTTGGAGTAAAGGTGATCGCCGAGCCGAAACTGGCTGACGCTCCGGTCTCTCCCCAGCCCGTACGCAATGTCGGCCTCGGGATCGTCGTGGGGCTCCTCATCGGGATCGGGTTCGCAGCGCTGCGCGAGTCGCTGGACAGCACCATCCGCTCGCCGGAGGCGCTGAACAAGGCCACGTCAGCGCCGGTGCTCAGCGCCATCCCGTTCGACGGCAAGGCGGAAAAGTCGCCGCTGATCACCGAGGGCAGTGCGCAGTCGACCCGGGCCGAGGCCTTGCGGCAGCTGCGGACGAATCTGCAGTTCGTCAATGTGGACCGACCTTTGCGCAGCCTCGTCGTCAGCAGCGCACTTCCCGGCGAGGGCAAGTCCAGCACGGTTTGCAACCTCGGCATCGCGTTCGCCGAGGCCGGCAAGCGCGTCCTGCTCATCGACGCGGACCTGCGCCGCCCACGGCTAGCACAGTATCTCGACCTCGAAGGAGCGGTCGGACTCACCAACGTCCTAGCCGGTCAGGCGAACGTCCGCGACGTCGTGCAGTCGTGGGGTGGCAGCGGCCTGTGGGTGTTGCCCAGCGGGTACGTGCCGCCGAATCCGAGCGAGCTGCTCGGCTCGGGCAACATGGCGGATCTGCTGACCAGCCTCGGCAGCGCCTTCGATGTCGTCATCATCGACACACCTCCGCTGCTGCCGGTGACCGACGCGGCCGTAATGGCCACCCTCGCCGACGGGTGCATCCTGGTCTCCCGGCACGCCAAGACAACAACCGCCCAGGCGGGGTCGGCGGCCGGCGCGCTGACCGCGGTCGGCGCCCGGCTACTCGGGTGTGTGCTCAACATGACGCCCAGGAAGGGTGGCGGCACGTACGCGTACTACAGCTACGGCCCCTCCGAAGAGGACCTGGCCCCCGCCGTCCCGCTGCATGCACCGGTCATCCCTGCCAAGCGCAACCTGGGCAAGCTGCCGGCACCTCCAAAGCCGCTCGAGGCCGCCCCGGCCATGGGACGGGCGCCGGCCCGCCCGGCCCGGCACAGCCGATCCGGGGCCGACGCTCCCACTACCGAGATCCGGCTGCCGCACACCCACCAGCCGTCGACGGGACGTGAGGGCGGCCTGATGTCGATGTCGACGCTCAGGATCCGGCGATGA
- a CDS encoding DUF6518 family protein, producing the protein MVKSRNVALVAPLAGVALGVLDFVWIKYVPSPFGELGNSIAVWAVVAFLLTFGNRWTLSAGILGGAICLVVAVPSYYLAATLIQNDNPANMYNAVALLWMGLGVVAGTVFGAAGVLARTGDGLVRLAAAAMPGAVLFAEAVMQGRRIGDPNYETASLVGYIAVLLASGVAVTLLVCRSWRQRGIALLLTLPLTAVGYVLLLLTGFR; encoded by the coding sequence ATGGTGAAAAGCCGAAATGTTGCCCTGGTGGCACCACTGGCCGGCGTGGCGCTCGGGGTCCTCGATTTCGTCTGGATCAAGTACGTACCGTCACCGTTCGGCGAGTTGGGCAACTCCATCGCCGTCTGGGCGGTCGTCGCGTTCCTGCTCACCTTCGGTAACCGATGGACGCTCTCCGCCGGCATTCTCGGTGGCGCCATCTGCCTGGTTGTGGCGGTGCCGAGCTACTACCTCGCTGCCACGCTGATCCAGAATGACAACCCGGCGAACATGTACAACGCGGTCGCGCTGCTCTGGATGGGGCTCGGCGTGGTGGCCGGCACGGTGTTCGGCGCGGCCGGCGTCCTGGCGCGGACCGGGGACGGCCTCGTCCGGTTGGCCGCCGCGGCCATGCCGGGCGCGGTGCTGTTCGCCGAGGCCGTGATGCAGGGCCGGCGCATCGGCGACCCCAACTATGAGACCGCGTCGCTCGTCGGGTACATCGCCGTCCTTCTCGCCTCCGGCGTGGCGGTCACCCTCCTGGTGTGCCGTTCCTGGCGCCAGCGGGGCATCGCACTGCTGCTGACCCTGCCGCTGACCGCGGTCGGATACGTCCTGCTGTTGCTCACCGGCTTCCGCTAG
- a CDS encoding glycoside hydrolase family 26 protein, which yields MSRKVRKAVTLLGAMLAGTTAVIGAAGAAHAAPAKAGKTTKPTAQRCVTDAKLVPSCGVLWGAAAGGFTSAPRDAELKKWEKLSGRTASIFHTYHKGDEVFPTKSEIAMTSDPAKPRVLLVNWKVAYGSTWAKVAKGEQDARIDKFAQRVKSTYGDKKFFLVLNHEPENDVNPRKGSGMEAKDFKAMYRHTIARLDSKGVDNAINVMAYMGNEKWMAQSWWNDLYPGDDVVDWIGLDSYVSAEKGYYHYGQFADLLDRKAKGGKGQGGLGWYDWAVKNHPSKPIMIAEWGVYHRIGQPVDKTAGYNSVLPELAKRPGIKAIVYFDTKHDDEGNRDISIDSTKKNLAAFRTLAANPIFNVKIA from the coding sequence TTGAGCCGCAAGGTTCGCAAGGCCGTCACCCTGCTCGGCGCGATGCTGGCCGGCACCACCGCCGTGATCGGCGCCGCCGGAGCCGCGCACGCCGCCCCGGCGAAGGCGGGTAAGACGACCAAGCCCACCGCGCAGCGCTGCGTCACCGACGCCAAGCTCGTCCCCTCGTGTGGGGTGCTGTGGGGCGCCGCCGCGGGTGGGTTCACCAGCGCGCCGCGTGACGCGGAGCTGAAGAAGTGGGAGAAGCTGTCCGGTCGTACCGCGTCGATCTTCCACACCTACCACAAGGGTGACGAGGTCTTCCCGACCAAGAGCGAGATCGCCATGACCTCGGATCCGGCCAAGCCGCGGGTGCTGCTGGTCAACTGGAAGGTCGCCTACGGCTCCACCTGGGCCAAGGTCGCCAAGGGCGAGCAGGACGCCCGGATCGACAAGTTCGCCCAGCGGGTGAAGAGCACCTACGGCGACAAGAAGTTCTTCCTCGTGCTCAACCACGAGCCGGAGAACGACGTGAACCCGCGCAAGGGTTCCGGGATGGAGGCCAAGGACTTCAAGGCCATGTACCGGCACACCATCGCGCGCCTCGACAGCAAGGGTGTGGACAACGCGATCAACGTGATGGCGTACATGGGTAACGAGAAGTGGATGGCGCAGTCCTGGTGGAACGACCTGTACCCGGGCGACGACGTGGTGGACTGGATCGGCCTGGACTCGTACGTGTCCGCGGAGAAGGGCTACTACCACTACGGCCAGTTCGCCGACCTGCTTGACCGTAAGGCCAAGGGCGGTAAGGGTCAGGGTGGTCTGGGCTGGTACGACTGGGCGGTCAAGAACCACCCGTCGAAGCCGATCATGATCGCTGAGTGGGGTGTGTACCACCGCATCGGCCAGCCGGTCGACAAGACCGCCGGCTACAACAGCGTGCTGCCGGAGCTGGCCAAGCGGCCCGGGATCAAGGCGATCGTGTACTTCGACACCAAGCACGACGACGAGGGCAACCGCGACATCAGCATCGACTCCACCAAGAAGAACCTGGCCGCGTTCCGGACGCTGGCCGCGAACCCCATCTTCAACGTGAAGATCGCCTGA
- a CDS encoding polysaccharide biosynthesis protein, with the protein MSTTVLAVVVVLSVVDLLVPGRPMPLSAPLLGGPVALVVMLGVRYLRRLQTERRLRPDAAQATPVLLFGAGAAGQRLLRSLLQDPSGQYVPVGLLDDDPAKRHLQVSGVPVLGARENIPDALTSTGARTLIFAVANADGSLIRHIRGLTLGAGASFKVVPSVSELLDGRVRASDVRDVKVSDLLGRHQIDTDLEAIAGYLKGKRVLVTGAGGSIGSELCRQLDRFEPAQLMMLDRDESALHAVQLSLRGRALLDSPDLILADLRDTEGIKALFEERRPEVVFHAAALKHLPLLETHPGEAVKSNVWGTQTVLEAAAAAGVERFVNISTDKAANPSSVLGYSKRITERLTAHASTTSDGTFLSVRFGNVLGSRGSVLTAFAAQIAAGGPITVTDPDVTRYFMTVQEAVQLVIQAAAIGRDGEALVLEMGQPVRIAQVAKQMAEQADTPVEIVFTGLRPGEKLHEELFGEGEQDARPLHPLISHVAVPPLDPADVRVLAPYAENGQVVKELAVLCDATRAEARITRQVSSADRSREIVMTLGPNAA; encoded by the coding sequence GTGTCCACCACCGTTCTCGCGGTGGTCGTGGTCCTTTCCGTGGTCGACCTGCTGGTGCCCGGACGGCCGATGCCGCTGAGCGCCCCGTTGCTGGGCGGTCCGGTCGCGCTCGTGGTGATGCTCGGCGTGCGCTACCTGCGCCGCCTGCAGACCGAGCGCCGGCTCCGGCCCGATGCCGCGCAGGCCACGCCGGTTCTTCTGTTCGGTGCGGGCGCGGCCGGGCAGCGTCTGCTCCGCTCGCTGTTGCAGGACCCGAGCGGCCAGTACGTGCCGGTCGGGCTGCTCGACGACGACCCGGCCAAGCGCCACCTGCAGGTCAGCGGCGTACCCGTCCTCGGCGCCCGGGAAAACATCCCGGACGCGCTGACCAGCACCGGCGCCCGGACGCTCATCTTCGCGGTGGCCAACGCCGACGGCTCGCTGATCCGGCACATCCGCGGCCTCACACTGGGCGCCGGAGCCAGCTTCAAGGTGGTGCCGTCCGTGAGCGAGTTGCTGGACGGCCGCGTTCGGGCGTCGGACGTGCGAGACGTGAAGGTGAGCGACCTGCTGGGACGGCACCAGATCGACACCGACCTGGAAGCGATCGCCGGCTATCTCAAGGGCAAGCGGGTGCTGGTCACCGGCGCCGGCGGCTCGATCGGCTCGGAACTGTGCCGCCAGCTCGACCGTTTCGAACCCGCTCAGCTCATGATGCTCGACCGCGACGAGTCCGCCCTGCACGCGGTGCAGCTCTCGCTGCGCGGCCGCGCGCTGCTGGACAGCCCGGACCTCATCCTCGCCGACCTGCGCGACACCGAGGGAATCAAGGCGCTGTTCGAGGAGCGCCGTCCCGAGGTCGTGTTCCACGCGGCGGCGTTGAAGCATCTGCCGCTGCTGGAGACCCATCCGGGCGAGGCGGTCAAGAGCAACGTCTGGGGCACCCAGACCGTGCTGGAGGCCGCCGCCGCGGCGGGGGTGGAGCGGTTCGTCAACATCTCCACCGACAAGGCCGCCAACCCGAGCAGCGTGCTGGGCTATTCCAAGCGGATCACCGAGCGGCTCACCGCACACGCCAGCACGACCAGCGACGGCACGTTCCTCAGTGTCCGGTTCGGCAACGTCCTGGGCAGCAGGGGATCGGTTCTCACCGCGTTCGCGGCGCAGATCGCCGCGGGCGGACCGATCACGGTCACCGATCCGGACGTCACCCGGTACTTCATGACCGTCCAGGAGGCGGTGCAGCTGGTCATCCAGGCCGCCGCGATCGGCCGCGACGGCGAGGCACTGGTGCTCGAAATGGGTCAGCCGGTGCGCATCGCGCAGGTCGCCAAGCAGATGGCGGAGCAGGCCGACACGCCGGTCGAGATCGTGTTCACCGGGCTGCGGCCCGGCGAGAAGTTGCACGAGGAACTCTTCGGCGAGGGTGAACAGGATGCCCGCCCGCTGCACCCGCTGATCTCACATGTGGCGGTTCCCCCGTTGGATCCCGCCGACGTTCGCGTGCTCGCTCCGTACGCGGAGAACGGCCAGGTCGTCAAGGAACTGGCCGTGCTGTGTGATGCCACGAGGGCCGAGGCGCGGATCACCCGCCAGGTCTCCTCCGCCGACCGCTCTCGAGAGATCGTCATGACCCTGGGTCCGAACGCCGCATAG
- a CDS encoding Tat pathway signal protein: protein MTNAKLLSMIAAADLTHGQVARDIQRVAGEIADDSSPPTDVAGIGRSHVSHWVAGVTPSGRLPALLCEVLSRRLRRAVTPEEIGLTCAARPADGMLGWDTDTLVSLRDLGGAYVDAARRRVLATTAYSLAALALPDPAWWARMAALVRAPSEGAQVGRGDVAAVREAVALFSRMDQRRGGGHARSAVVQYLNSDVAVFLRGRYSDDGVRRDIFSVGSELAYLSGWMAFDNGEHAAAQGFFNVSVKLAAEADDPAMAAHVLRAMAHQAVDLGHHREAQQLAAASMDRNRYNAACYRERALLGIVNARALAAGKQSKDAAQALLRAESDLRSAESGDDEPQRVFFFAEASLAHETACTLRDMGDLRGAVQQFRRSVRTRSAASFTRTHAVTLGYLGAVQARQGEVEAACRSWGCALDAMEGVRSGRTRQVAATIRGTLSPLRGRRIRLIDDVDARAASYLAAHS from the coding sequence GTGACCAATGCCAAGCTTCTGTCGATGATCGCTGCCGCTGATCTCACCCACGGCCAGGTGGCACGCGATATCCAGCGCGTTGCCGGGGAGATCGCGGACGACAGCTCGCCTCCGACTGACGTGGCGGGCATCGGACGCTCCCACGTCTCACATTGGGTCGCGGGCGTGACGCCTTCCGGTCGCCTGCCCGCACTGCTGTGCGAAGTTCTCTCACGCCGACTGAGGCGGGCGGTAACGCCCGAGGAGATCGGCCTGACCTGCGCTGCCCGGCCAGCGGACGGCATGCTGGGATGGGATACGGATACGCTGGTCTCGCTGAGGGATCTTGGGGGAGCGTACGTGGACGCTGCGCGACGGCGCGTGCTTGCCACCACCGCCTACTCGCTGGCCGCGTTGGCGTTGCCCGATCCGGCCTGGTGGGCACGCATGGCAGCGCTCGTGCGCGCGCCGTCCGAGGGAGCCCAGGTCGGCAGGGGCGACGTTGCCGCCGTCCGGGAGGCCGTCGCGTTGTTCTCCCGGATGGATCAGCGGCGGGGCGGCGGACATGCTCGATCCGCTGTGGTTCAGTACCTGAATTCGGACGTTGCGGTCTTTCTTCGTGGTAGATATTCGGACGACGGTGTTCGCCGCGACATTTTTTCGGTCGGCAGTGAACTCGCATATCTGTCGGGTTGGATGGCATTCGACAATGGCGAGCACGCTGCCGCGCAGGGCTTTTTCAATGTGTCCGTGAAGCTTGCCGCTGAGGCTGATGATCCTGCTATGGCCGCGCATGTGCTGCGAGCGATGGCGCATCAGGCTGTCGACCTTGGTCATCATCGTGAGGCGCAACAGCTGGCGGCGGCCTCAATGGACCGGAATAGATACAACGCTGCCTGTTATCGGGAACGCGCACTGTTGGGCATCGTGAACGCACGCGCCCTTGCGGCGGGCAAGCAAAGCAAGGATGCCGCGCAGGCGCTACTGCGTGCCGAGTCCGACCTGAGAAGCGCGGAATCCGGCGATGATGAGCCGCAGCGCGTGTTCTTCTTCGCCGAGGCGAGCCTGGCCCATGAAACCGCATGCACCCTGCGTGACATGGGAGACCTGCGTGGAGCGGTGCAGCAGTTCAGGCGCAGCGTACGGACCCGAAGCGCAGCCTCCTTCACCCGCACTCACGCCGTGACCTTGGGGTACCTGGGTGCGGTGCAGGCGCGCCAGGGGGAAGTTGAGGCGGCTTGCAGAAGCTGGGGCTGTGCACTCGACGCGATGGAAG